Proteins from a single region of candidate division KSB1 bacterium:
- a CDS encoding EamA family transporter yields the protein MNRQETIKAYLALAAVCFFWGTTYLAIRIGVEVMPPALFAGIRFFVAGLIFIPILRVFGHAMPSKNDWRIIIMISIALLVVANGIVVWAEQWVPSGLAALIVSTLPFWMVGIEAMLPRGESLSLQKITGLVIGFSGLLILLWPDLHSAINREYLVGIGAIAFAAISWAAGSVYSKHRKVSAKPLMSSAFQMLIAGTILIFIGIINDELSKLTFTSQGVLSLVYLIIFGSIVGYGSFVYALNKLPSSIVSMYAFINPIVAVILGWLILDERLDWRVAIATAIILFGVVVVKKSSTHKTVEQISTKKHLFIGVVEDDVV from the coding sequence ATGAACAGGCAAGAAACTATAAAAGCATACTTAGCGTTAGCAGCTGTTTGCTTCTTTTGGGGTACAACCTATCTCGCTATCAGGATTGGTGTAGAAGTTATGCCCCCGGCCCTGTTTGCCGGAATTCGATTTTTTGTTGCCGGGCTAATCTTCATTCCAATTCTGCGGGTTTTTGGTCATGCAATGCCGTCAAAAAATGATTGGCGAATCATCATTATGATATCAATTGCACTTTTGGTGGTAGCGAATGGAATTGTGGTTTGGGCTGAACAATGGGTGCCAAGCGGATTAGCGGCTTTGATCGTATCAACACTGCCATTCTGGATGGTGGGGATCGAGGCCATGCTACCGAGAGGTGAAAGTTTATCCCTGCAAAAAATTACCGGTTTGGTGATAGGGTTCAGTGGTCTCTTGATTTTACTTTGGCCGGATTTGCATAGCGCTATAAATCGTGAATACCTGGTTGGTATTGGGGCGATTGCGTTCGCAGCAATATCCTGGGCTGCGGGGTCAGTCTATTCAAAACATCGAAAAGTAAGCGCCAAACCGCTTATGTCCTCAGCTTTTCAGATGCTCATCGCAGGAACAATCTTAATTTTTATAGGCATTATTAACGACGAACTCAGTAAGCTAACTTTCACTTCCCAGGGAGTTTTGTCCTTAGTATATTTAATAATCTTCGGCTCTATCGTTGGTTACGGTTCTTTTGTTTACGCTTTAAATAAGCTTCCTTCGTCTATAGTATCCATGTATGCATTTATCAACCCGATCGTAGCTGTTATTTTGGGGTGGTTGATTCTGGATGAACGCCTGGACTGGAGAGTAGCAATTGCCACGGCGATTATCCTGTTTGGTGTTGTAGTGGTTAAAAAATCCTCTACTCATAAAACAGTAGAACAAATTAGTACAAAGAAGCACCTATTTATCGGTGTAGTCGAAGATGATGTGGTTTAA
- a CDS encoding PilZ domain-containing protein: MREYIRHPSSIPIEYEIKGFVDPKKENLSNVSAGGLCFQSNNFIDDGLELMIRIPTIKPPFAADSVVVWCQENDNHFNVGVKFNDKETEFRVRMVEQICHIEEYRNNILEAGTRTLSLEEATFEWIDKYAKDFGY; encoded by the coding sequence ATGAGAGAATATATACGCCATCCATCAAGTATTCCGATTGAATACGAAATAAAAGGTTTTGTAGATCCCAAGAAAGAAAATCTGTCAAATGTTAGCGCTGGGGGTCTTTGTTTTCAATCGAACAATTTTATTGATGATGGTTTGGAACTTATGATCAGGATCCCCACCATTAAACCACCCTTTGCAGCAGATAGTGTAGTCGTTTGGTGTCAAGAGAACGACAACCATTTTAATGTGGGGGTGAAATTCAACGATAAAGAAACAGAATTCCGTGTTCGAATGGTAGAGCAAATCTGCCATATTGAGGAATATAGAAATAATATTTTAGAAGCCGGAACTCGCACACTTTCCTTAGAAGAAGCCACATTTGAATGGATTGATAAGTACGCAAAAGATTTTGGTTATTAA
- the malQ gene encoding 4-alpha-glucanotransferase, producing the protein MELQRSSGLLLHPTSLPGEYGIGEIGDSAYHWIDFLLESKQSVWQILPLGPTSYGDSPYQVTSVFAGNPLLIDLKSLAKSGYISPNDLKKSPEFLEDCVDFKSVIEWKMPLLEEAFNRFSEIALESDIEGFAHFCSTYDDIWLAEFALFMAIKNQFDKRAWCEWPVELKLRDADSLAEMRNQLKHEIQAQKFFQYQFFKQWTNLKNYANQQGIRILGDIPIYVSHDSADLWANQDKFCLDDEGNLLVVAGVPPDYFSETGQLWGNPIYKWDVMEKNGFRWWIERVRTTLQYVDVIRIDHFRGFEAYWEVAYGEETAINGRWVKGPGHVFFDKLMEALPQIPIIAEDLGVITPEVTALRDRYGFPGMKILQFAFSGDASNRDLPHNYNTACVVYSGTHDNDTTHGWFKTISEKEREYCIRHLGKKPKNISWDLMRLACASTADVAIYPIQDVLGLGSEARMNYPGRASGNWTWRLKPGQLSRKYTKKLAEMTEIYGRSNPVLQI; encoded by the coding sequence ATGGAACTCCAAAGATCCAGTGGACTATTATTACATCCAACCTCCCTTCCTGGCGAATATGGCATCGGCGAAATTGGTGATTCTGCTTATCATTGGATTGATTTTCTTTTAGAATCAAAACAATCTGTTTGGCAAATTTTACCCCTGGGTCCGACAAGCTACGGTGACTCTCCATACCAGGTCACTTCTGTTTTCGCAGGAAATCCTTTGTTAATTGATTTAAAAAGTCTGGCCAAATCAGGATATATTTCGCCGAATGATCTCAAAAAGTCTCCGGAATTTTTGGAAGATTGTGTCGATTTTAAATCCGTTATCGAGTGGAAAATGCCATTGTTGGAGGAAGCATTCAACCGCTTTTCCGAAATCGCATTAGAAAGTGATATTGAAGGATTTGCCCATTTTTGTAGTACCTATGACGATATATGGTTGGCTGAATTCGCACTTTTTATGGCTATAAAAAATCAATTTGACAAAAGAGCATGGTGTGAATGGCCTGTAGAATTGAAATTACGGGATGCAGATTCTTTAGCTGAAATGAGAAATCAACTTAAGCATGAAATCCAGGCTCAGAAATTTTTCCAATATCAATTTTTTAAACAATGGACCAATTTGAAAAACTATGCCAACCAACAGGGCATTCGAATTTTAGGCGATATTCCAATTTATGTTTCTCATGATAGCGCGGACCTGTGGGCAAACCAGGATAAATTTTGTTTGGATGATGAGGGCAATCTGCTTGTGGTTGCGGGCGTCCCGCCTGATTATTTTAGCGAAACCGGTCAGTTGTGGGGAAATCCTATATATAAATGGGATGTTATGGAGAAAAATGGATTTCGCTGGTGGATTGAACGGGTGCGAACAACTCTTCAATATGTAGATGTGATCCGGATTGATCATTTCAGAGGATTTGAAGCGTACTGGGAAGTTGCATACGGTGAGGAAACTGCAATCAATGGTAGATGGGTAAAAGGACCCGGCCACGTTTTTTTTGATAAACTGATGGAAGCGTTACCACAAATCCCGATCATTGCCGAAGATCTCGGTGTAATTACTCCTGAAGTTACTGCATTACGCGATCGGTATGGATTTCCTGGCATGAAAATTCTGCAATTCGCATTTTCAGGCGACGCCTCTAATCGTGATTTACCACATAATTATAACACAGCGTGTGTGGTTTATTCCGGCACTCATGACAATGACACGACTCATGGCTGGTTTAAAACCATTTCCGAAAAGGAACGAGAATATTGTATCCGACATCTTGGCAAGAAACCCAAAAATATTTCGTGGGATTTAATGCGTCTGGCTTGTGCTTCCACTGCAGACGTTGCCATTTATCCCATACAGGATGTTCTAGGTTTAGGTAGTGAAGCAAGGATGAACTATCCGGGCAGAGCTTCCGGAAATTGGACATGGAGACTAAAACCAGGTCAACTGAGTCGAAAATATACTAAGAAATTGGCGGAAATGACTGAGATTTATGGAAGGTCTAATCCAGTATTGCAGATTTAA